The Candidatus Saccharibacteria bacterium genome has a segment encoding these proteins:
- a CDS encoding NUDIX hydrolase, translating to MRSIKRDIVGGFIFSSDGKLLLGKNRKGGVYQESFVVPGGGIDQGETKHRALQREMLEETGINIRGCKITPINTLHVQSQKTLRETGETVLVNMTFYNYKIVVPKSANDIKIKAEDDWTEPQWFTNDKLQSINLSPPTKTTLGILNILK from the coding sequence ATGAGATCTATTAAAAGGGATATTGTTGGTGGCTTTATATTTTCCAGCGATGGAAAATTATTGCTTGGCAAAAATCGTAAAGGCGGCGTGTACCAAGAGTCATTTGTAGTCCCCGGTGGTGGAATAGACCAAGGCGAAACAAAACATCGGGCACTACAGCGTGAAATGCTTGAAGAGACAGGTATAAATATTAGAGGTTGCAAAATTACGCCTATAAACACACTTCACGTTCAATCGCAAAAAACCTTACGTGAAACTGGTGAAACTGTATTAGTTAACATGACCTTTTATAACTACAAGATTGTGGTACCAAAAAGTGCAAACGATATAAAAATAAAAGCCGAAGATGATTGGACAGAGCCACAATGGTTCACTAACGACAAACTACAATCTATAAATCTGAGCCCGCCTACAAAAACTACATTAGGCATATTGAATATACTTAAATAA
- a CDS encoding HAMP domain-containing histidine kinase, translating to MRLGLRLRVVGFVSLVLFAIVGWAVVMFSQSFASRLRDGLLMQADQFAELATEPIGEAFLQYKDSGRVRITQQIENFVALNDTITNVNIYDVSGNLLYQQNNSSDTSNQTVSDQALQTIDTTYLYSQDNTIQQVVSPYVEDTGVHRYTIVYQIDSSSISADVSRTVNTTIAVGIAVIAVTILAVSLLLELLLLKPISKLQQAAESVSKSDNNTEIPVFARNDEIGDLSRSVEIMANKLQADIEQLRGVDKSKSEFMALSSHYLRTPITVLKACMELLGDSKNNNQKSRALAIANATQATEKLYELTENILLIARFQVNTGDIESEEVEINSFLTDLCTTYKVQAADKGLDFTAKFEGQDSTVNISKEYLKIIIDNVFSNALHFTASGGITLQAAKDNNAVSISITDTGRGIAQKELSRLFEGFHIGEDFMTMTESHTGLGLYTIKLIIEKHGGNISVTSEQDKGTCVTITLPSIQ from the coding sequence ATGCGTCTCGGCTTACGTTTACGGGTTGTAGGGTTTGTCAGTTTAGTGCTTTTTGCCATTGTTGGCTGGGCAGTGGTTATGTTTTCGCAGTCCTTCGCTAGCAGACTGCGAGACGGCCTCCTAATGCAAGCAGACCAGTTTGCCGAGCTAGCAACCGAGCCTATTGGCGAGGCGTTTTTGCAATATAAAGATTCTGGCCGGGTAAGAATCACTCAGCAGATCGAAAATTTTGTTGCCCTAAATGACACCATTACTAACGTAAACATTTACGATGTAAGCGGAAACCTGCTGTATCAACAAAATAACTCATCTGACACCAGCAACCAAACAGTCTCAGACCAAGCACTTCAAACTATCGACACCACCTATCTCTACAGCCAAGACAACACCATCCAACAGGTAGTTAGTCCATATGTAGAAGACACGGGCGTGCATCGCTACACAATTGTGTACCAAATAGACTCTTCGTCGATTTCTGCAGACGTATCGCGTACCGTAAACACAACTATTGCAGTTGGCATTGCTGTTATTGCCGTTACTATTCTTGCTGTTTCCCTGTTGCTAGAATTATTGTTGCTTAAACCAATCTCTAAACTGCAACAGGCTGCAGAATCAGTAAGTAAAAGTGATAACAACACAGAAATACCAGTTTTTGCTAGAAACGATGAGATTGGTGATTTATCACGCTCAGTAGAAATAATGGCAAACAAACTGCAGGCCGATATTGAGCAGCTGCGCGGTGTCGACAAATCAAAATCAGAATTTATGGCTCTTTCTTCACATTATCTACGGACACCCATAACTGTCTTAAAAGCCTGCATGGAGCTGCTTGGAGATTCCAAAAATAACAATCAGAAGTCTCGAGCTTTAGCTATTGCAAATGCAACTCAGGCAACCGAAAAACTGTACGAACTGACTGAAAATATTCTGCTTATTGCCAGGTTCCAGGTTAATACTGGTGACATCGAATCAGAAGAAGTTGAAATCAATTCATTCCTTACGGATTTGTGTACCACTTATAAAGTCCAAGCGGCTGACAAAGGTCTGGATTTTACAGCCAAGTTTGAAGGTCAGGACTCAACTGTAAACATTTCAAAAGAATATCTTAAAATTATTATAGACAATGTTTTTTCTAATGCTCTTCACTTCACTGCTTCTGGGGGCATTACCTTGCAAGCGGCTAAGGATAATAATGCGGTCTCGATTTCTATTACCGACACCGGCCGCGGAATTGCACAAAAAGAGTTATCACGATTGTTTGAAGGTTTTCATATCGGTGAAGACTTTATGACAATGACAGAAAGCCACACCGGTCTGGGCCTCTACACTATAAAACTAATAATCGAAAAACACGGTGGCAACATCTCTGTAACCAGCGAACAAGACAAAGGTACCTGCGTTACAATTACTTTGCCGTCTATACAGTAG
- a CDS encoding ABC transporter substrate-binding protein: protein MNQEEPKQEQNKPKPITKNSTKKPHGNYLMWVVLAAVISFLVFLTFVVVRNVQPQTATQPSLQFQPVEQLTLGMISSGFNLYPQNSSIENDIILNRQIFEGLVRFEDRTTVVPLLAESWSNPDTSTWVFKLKPNIAFHSGNILTADDVVYSVEQFKKYHGEDATYISTIESVEATDPQTVTIKTTAPDPTLLSKLTLVYIIDSEYSGDNPALAGTGPYLTDSIPTEETVRLTAFDNYHNGPVGGVQTLTITAIPTEEEELRSALEQHQFDYISTLSGLTNVGIDPNQYGYETIVRESISVNYLGLNQAKDGPLQNESVRRAIYLGIDVDELLDAYDKTGTPASQPVTVDIPGFNPLIERPAHNPEEAKELLVEAGYADGLDLELTYFVTARLAAENIKTQLEELGINVTLDEHDSGQTIGPKVFASGEVDMFFSGYLPDINDAVDTLSFMFVDSPNYSNQSIADQINQSSTIFSNQRLELLQSIADQLMKDVAVVPLYVSDVELLGYNDSDYVYEIDANGTAFEGIHYAEFYKKQATE from the coding sequence GTGAACCAAGAAGAGCCAAAACAAGAGCAAAATAAACCTAAGCCAATAACAAAAAACTCAACTAAAAAACCACACGGAAATTACCTTATGTGGGTGGTGCTCGCGGCCGTGATAAGTTTTTTGGTGTTTCTGACATTTGTCGTTGTCCGGAACGTACAGCCGCAAACAGCAACGCAGCCAAGCTTACAATTCCAGCCAGTCGAACAATTAACCCTTGGCATGATCTCTTCTGGCTTCAATTTATATCCACAAAATTCTAGTATCGAAAACGACATCATCCTTAACCGGCAAATTTTTGAAGGTCTAGTGCGGTTTGAGGATAGAACAACCGTAGTGCCTCTGTTGGCAGAGTCGTGGTCCAATCCCGACACTTCAACGTGGGTATTCAAACTAAAACCCAACATTGCCTTTCATAGCGGCAATATATTGACTGCAGATGACGTTGTTTATAGCGTAGAGCAATTCAAAAAATATCACGGAGAAGACGCTACCTACATTTCGACCATCGAATCAGTTGAAGCTACTGACCCGCAAACAGTTACTATTAAAACAACCGCTCCCGACCCAACACTGCTCAGTAAGCTGACATTGGTGTATATAATTGACTCTGAATACTCAGGAGATAACCCAGCTTTAGCAGGAACTGGACCATACCTAACAGATTCTATCCCAACTGAAGAAACTGTGCGCTTAACCGCATTTGACAATTACCATAATGGGCCAGTTGGCGGAGTTCAAACACTAACCATAACGGCAATTCCTACAGAAGAAGAAGAACTGCGATCAGCCCTTGAGCAACACCAATTTGATTACATCAGTACACTTAGTGGGCTAACTAATGTAGGTATAGACCCGAATCAATACGGCTACGAAACAATTGTTCGCGAAAGCATTTCGGTGAACTACCTTGGTCTTAATCAAGCAAAGGATGGGCCCTTGCAGAACGAATCTGTTCGCCGTGCTATATACCTTGGAATTGATGTCGACGAACTGCTAGATGCCTACGATAAAACTGGTACTCCAGCTAGCCAACCAGTCACCGTTGATATTCCCGGCTTCAATCCATTAATCGAACGGCCTGCACATAACCCAGAAGAAGCTAAAGAGCTATTGGTGGAAGCTGGTTACGCCGACGGATTAGACCTCGAGTTGACGTACTTTGTTACTGCGCGGCTCGCAGCAGAAAACATTAAAACCCAACTAGAAGAACTTGGCATCAATGTTACTCTCGACGAGCACGATAGCGGCCAAACCATTGGCCCAAAAGTCTTCGCCAGCGGTGAAGTCGACATGTTCTTCTCTGGATATTTGCCTGACATTAACGACGCAGTAGACACCCTGTCGTTCATGTTTGTAGACTCACCTAACTATTCAAATCAAAGTATTGCCGATCAAATTAATCAGTCGTCCACCATCTTTAGCAATCAACGCCTAGAATTACTGCAATCAATAGCCGACCAACTAATGAAAGATGTCGCAGTGGTGCCACTGTATGTATCGGATGTTGAACTACTTGGCTACAACGACAGTGATTATGTTTACGAAATTGACGCAAACGGCACTGCTTTTGAGGGGATCCACTATGCAGAATTTTATAAAAAACAAGCTACAGAGTAG